GGTTCAAATTATTATGTAACAACAGATGATGGATGGGTTGGGTTGTATTCTGTAGATCCTGGTGAATATACTTTGATTTTAAGTGGTCCTGATTATATGCAATTTGATTCTCTAAATTATAGATCAGAAGAAGCTACAGTATTAACAAAAGATATTACATTAAGTGATGAAAGTACCGAAATTTATTTAGTATTAAAATCAACATTTAAATTAGATATCGCATTAGATTCCACAATAACTGGAGGAGCAGCTTTGTTGGTTACAGATTTTTATTCTGATATAGTCTTAGAACAAGATATTTCAGAAGAAGCCACAGAATTTTCTGCTGATTTATCCGATTTAAGTGGACAATTTAAATTAATAATATACAGAGATGTTACAAAGTCAGCTTCTGAAATAACTTTCTCAGGAATTGCAACAATAAATGGAAACCCAGTTCCTGTTATTGGTATAATTCCAGAAAATGAATCAAAAGGATTTATCGAAGATGCAAGATTTGTAAATTATGCTCCTGCCGGATATATTCCGTGGACTATTTTCTAATGACAAAAAGAGAGGCCTATAGGCCTCTCTTTTTTATTATATAACATTTATACAATAATAAACTGTAACAACTGAAAATTATTTTATCATCATCAAAATCTTATTAAAAATGACCATACCAATAAGAGCAAAGGGATATGTAGCGCCATAACCTATAGCAACCTCTTCAGAATCATTGGAATCTATTGCTGCACCAAGCCCAGGAGTACTAGTCATTCCACCGCATATTGCTCCTGATAATATTATCCAGTTAATTTTCAATATATATTTTCCAAATATCACACCAACAGATATAGATATTATAGCTATAATAAAAGAATATAACATTAAATATAGTGTTTCAATATTTAAATTGCTTAAGGTTTTATAGCCAGATCTTAATCCTACAGAAGAAAGAAACATTAATAATCCAAATTCCTGAAGATTCTTTAAAATATTTTTATTCATCTTAAAGTTAAAAATCCAGAAATTCCCCATTGTTCCAAGAATAAGAGATGACAACAAAATTCCTCCTGTCATTCCCAATTTAAAAGAAACTACTCCAAAATTAAAATTAATATTTCCAAATAATATCCCAATAATTATTACCAGTGAGTAACTTAAAAAATCAAAATTTTTTGCATCTTCTTTTTTTATATTGATTT
The nucleotide sequence above comes from Marinitoga hydrogenitolerans DSM 16785. Encoded proteins:
- a CDS encoding aspartate-alanine antiporter-like transporter; amino-acid sequence: MNTYILLFLTILSGILIGKIKIKNFKLGSSGTLFSGLLIGWYTTSQFSNNLEIINSMNKDFKQFFLFSLILFISSVGLIASKDLKSIIKKYGVKFIIMAFVITLSGFLATLILSSNNKYIFVGLFSGALTSSPGLATALETAPNFEKDIISGYSFGYVPGVLAVIFSMYLLPHILKINVNDEKKKLLGEINIKKEDAKNFDFLSYSLVIIIGILFGNINFNFGVVSFKLGMTGGILLSSLILGTMGNFWIFNFKMNKNILKNLQEFGLLMFLSSVGLRSGYKTLSNLNIETLYLMLYSFIIAIISISVGVIFGKYILKINWIILSGAICGGMTSTPGLGAAIDSNDSEEVAIGYGATYPFALIGMVIFNKILMMIK